The Primulina eburnea isolate SZY01 chromosome 13, ASM2296580v1, whole genome shotgun sequence genome includes a region encoding these proteins:
- the LOC140810227 gene encoding uncharacterized protein, with translation MKQTTHEQAQAQAIVHRHVPVQTEVYDRFRRLNPPEFMGSTDPTVAEEWIKSLESIFSYLHMEDADKVTCAIFLLTKHARIWWERSRVALPAIPLTWETFKTVFYNKYFSKDIRAKKANDFLNLKQGTMSMAQYIQKFGAGVQYVPYIAQDDISKGEQFMRGFRSEI, from the coding sequence ATGAAACAGACTACTCATGAACAAGCACAAGCACAAGCCATAGTACATAGACATGTGCCTGTTCAAACAGAGGTATATGATCGTTTTCGACGTTTGAATCCCCCTGAATTCATGGGAAGTACCGATCCGACAGTAGCAGAAGAATGGATTAAatcattggagtccatcttctcctacctcCATATGGAAGATGCAGACAAAGTAACTTGTGCCATCTTTTTAttaacaaagcatgcaagaatatggtgggaaaGGTCAAGGGTGGCATTACCTGCGATACCATTGACATGGGAAACTTTCAAAACTGtgttttacaacaaatatttcAGTAAAGACATACGAGCCAAGAAAGCCAATGATTTCCTGAATCTGAAGCAAGGAACCATGTCAATGGCACAATACATACAAAAATTCGGGGCTggagtccaatatgtaccatatattgcTCAAGATGACATCAGTAAGGGAGAACAATTCATGCGGGGATTTCGCTCTGAAATTTAA